ACTATTGCCATCATATTAACCAGCCTATCCGAATACAGGCTTTTTAATGCCTCAAGATTATGCTCCAGTTTGCCCAGGTCTATTTCTGCCCAGGCATTCCTTAATTTTTTGTCTGATTCCAAAATTATTACTCTTTAATCATTGATTTTACAATATCGGCCCTGGTAATTATGCCTACCAGTTTTTTATCCTGGCCTAAAACCGGCACCCTGTTTATATTTTTTTGAGTCATGATATTAGCAACATTATTCACGGTGGAATCCTCATCCACAGATACTACCTCAGCAGTCATGATATCTTCTACCTTGGTTGCCAGGTGTTTTTTAAGACTTTTCTTGAATTTGGACAGGCTTTCCAGATAGATAATGCTGTCCAGCAATTTGAAATAGCTGGGAAAATGAAGATCAGTATCCTGTACAATAATATCTCCCTCAGTAACTATTCCCACCATCTGGCCTTCCTGGTCTAAAACCGGCACTCCGCTGATTTTGTTTGTTAGCAATAGTTGTGACAACTCCTCTATAGAAGCGTCCTGGCTAATGGTGATAACTTCTTTGTTCATAATGTCTTTAGCTAATTTTTCTGCCATCTTTTACTCCCTGTATAAAATTTTTTCCAACTTCAAGAAAACCTTTGGCATACCTTCCAGCAAATCCGTGGCTATCATGGAGGTCTTGCTGGTATGCCTCGATATCAAATCTGAAGCCAATCCATGGATATAGGTTCCGCCGACCGCAGCCTGAAAGTTATCCATACCCTGGCACATCAATGAAGAAATAATACCGGTAAGTATATCCCCGGTCCCGGCGGTAGCTAAAGCCCAGTCACCCGTATTATTGATAAAAGTAGTCTGGTCCTGCCTGGTAATTAGGGTACGGGGCCCTTTTAATACTGACACCAGGTTAAACTTGGATGCCGCCTCTACATTAACTTCATATCTTTGTTCCAGTTTTATACGGTCCATACCCATTATTAAAGCCAGCTCTCCGGCATGAGGGGTAATTACCACATGAGAAAAATCCGGATGTTGCTGTCCATTTACTTCCCGGGGCCCATAGATAGCCGCCAGTCCGTCCGCATCCAGCACTGTGGGTTTGGCCACTCTCATCAGAATTTCCCTTACCAGCCTGATGGTGCTGGAATTTTTAGATATGCCCGGCCCAATAGCCAAAGCATCATAACCGGCGCTTAGGTCTATTATCTCTTCCAAGCTGTCATAATGGATAGACAAATCATCAGTCTGGTCTACAGGATAAGTCATAACTTCAGTAAGCTTCTGCTCTAATATAGGGTTTAGCTCCCAGGGGCAAACCAGGGTGACCAGTCCCGCTCCCGCCCTCATAGCTGCCTGGCAGGTCATGGCTGCTGCCCCGGTAAATCCTACTGATCCTGCTATGACCAGCAGTTTTCCCACACTATGCTTATAAGACCAGGGTGACCTTAAGGGCAGCTTGGAAGCCACCCAGTCCATGCTGGTCTCAAATATCTGCTCGTATTGTTCAAAATATTTTTCAGGTATGCCGATATCTGCTACCTTTACCTTGCCTGCATAACTGGCCCCCGGATAATTTAGAAGCCCCAGTTTCTTGCACCCAAAAGTTATGGTAGCATCTGCCTTTACCGCTGTACCTAAAATTTGTCCTGTATCGGAGTCTATCCCCGATGGAATGTCCACTGCGTATACTTCACTGCTGCTGCGGTTTATCTCTTCAATTATCTTTTTGGCGGGGCCGTATATGTCTTTGCCGTGCAGCCCGGTGCCAAAAATAGCATCTATAATGAAATGGGCATCTTGGACATCCTGTTTAAAGCTATCCCAGGACGGGCCATTGTCTACATTCAAAAACATTACTTTAGCTCCTGCTGCTTTACCCAGCCGGTTAAAATAATGGGTTGAATCGCTGCTGAATTTTTCGGTAGGAGTTATATAAAATACCTTAACGCCTATCTTGGCCTGCAAAAGGTCATAGGCAGCTACAAAACCGTCTCCCCCATTGTTGCCGCCGCCGCAAATAACTATCCCCTGGACCTCTTTTTTGTTTTTGAAATCTGCTTTGACGGCTTTGGCTACACTGCTGCCCGCATTCTGCATCAGCCCCTTGGAATCAATCCCGTCACTGATACAGCGTGCATCTATTTCTGCTATCCTGCTGCCTTTTAGTACCCTATGCATGTAAACCGCCTTTAATATGGTAATTAAGGATATTATAACAAAAAAAACGGATATAATTGAAAACTTATGGTTTTAAAGCCACTGCAAAAGCCACCGCATAATTTTTGGTGGCAGAAATTGAAACTTCTATCCGGGATATGCCCAGTTTCTTTAGCAGCAAAGCCCCCCTGCCTTTAATGGTAACCCGGGGCTGCCCCGGACCGGAAATTTCAATATCTGAAAAAGAAAGGTCTGCCCCAAAGCCGGTACCTAATGATTTAGCCACTGCTTCCTTAGCAGCAAACCTGGCCGCATAGCTTCCCCAGCAGCCCTGGCCCCTGCTCTGGCAATAGCTCCTTTCTTCCGGGGTAAACACCCTGGAAACAAAGGAGGGGGTTTGCTTGATAGAGTCAGCCACCCTTTCTACCTCGATTATGTCCGTACCCACACCAAAAATATCCAAGATCACTCCACAGTAACGCTTTTAGCCAGGTTCCTGGGCTGGTCCACATCTCTGCCCAGGTTTTTGGCAATATAATAAGAATACAGCTGCAAGGGAATAATAGTAAGTATCCCTGACAGCGGCTGGTCTATGGGGGGTATGAAGAAACAGTAATCAATAGCTTTTTTTAGCTCATCGTTCCCCTGGGTAGTTATGGCCAACAGGGTTGCCTTTCTGGCCTTGGCTTCCTGTACATTACCCCATATCTTTTCATAAACATCGTCCAGGGGCATGATGCCTACCACTACCGTATTGCGGTCAGTTAAGGCAATAGGCCCATGCTTCATTTCTCCTGCCGGATATCCCTCTGCATGGATATAGCTTACCTCTTTTAGCTTTAAGGCCCCTTCCAAAGCCATGGGCAAGCCGTACAGCCGGCCTAAAAACAAGAAACAACTGTACCGGTAGGTTTTATCTGCTATTTTTTTAATCTGCTGGCTTTGGTCCAATACCTGCTGTACCTTTTCCGGCAGGGATAAAAGCTCCCTTATAATACGGCGGTATTCCTTATCACCAATAACTTTTTTAGCCTTCGCCAGGTACAGGGCCAATAAATATATTACTACCAGCTGGGCAGAAAAGGTCTTGGTTGCACAAACCCCTATCTCGGGCCCGGCATGAGTGTAGATGACTGCATCTGATTCCCTGGCAATAGTACTGCCCACCACATTGGTAATGGCTGCTACTCTAGCCCCTTTTCCTCTTGCTTCCCTTACTGCAGCCAAGGTATCAATGGTTTCCCCGGACTGGGTAATAGCTATAACCAGGCAATGGTCTCCCACCATGGGATTACGGTACCTATACTCGGACCCATAATCCACTTCCACCGGTATTTTAGCCCATTTCTCTATGACCTGCTTGCCTGCTAAAGCAGCATGGTAAGAAGTGCCGCAAGCTATTATCTGCACCTTTTCTATATCATTTACCTGCTGTACAGAGAATCCTAGCTCTGCAAAATTAAGTTCCTGTTCAGTCAGCCTCCCCCTCATGGTTTCCCTGATTCCATAGGGTTGTTCAAAAATCTCTTTTAGCATAAAATCTGCATATCCCGCTTTTTCTGCACTTTGAATATTCCAGTTAACCCTAAACGGCTTTTTGGTAACCGCCTTGCCGTCTGGTCCAAATATTTCTACGCTTTCCGGAGTAACCCTTACCGTTTCATAATCTTCGATAATTAAAAAATTCCTGGTATGTTCTAAAATAGCAGGCATATCCGAAGCCAGGAAATTCCCTTTAGGCGATACTCCTACCACCAGGGGGCTGGCTATCCTGGCTGCTGCCAGCTGGTCCGGCTCGTCCAGGCATATGGCCACCACCGCACCGGAACCTTTAATACGGGCCATGGTTTTCTGCATGGCAGCAATAAGGTTACCCTCATAATATTTTTCCAACAAATGAGGCAGTACTTCTGAATCAGTTTGAGATATAAACTGGTGCCCCTCTGCTTCCAGTTCAGCCTTTAGCTGCTGATAATTTTCTATAATACCATTATGGACTACCGCAATTTTTTGGCTGCAGTCAAGGTGTGGATGGGCATTTTCCCTGGTGGGTTCGCCATGAGTAGCCCACCGGGTATGGCCAATACCGCAATTTCCAGCAACCATGGAAGAATCAAGGCTGTTTTCCAGCTCCCTTATCTTGCCTGCTTCTTTTACCACTTCCAGCGTAGGTATGGTGCCGTTCCTACTTATAATGCTGATACCGGCTGAATCATAGCCCCTGTATTCCAGCCTTTTTAAGCCTTCCAGCAGCAGTTTCCGGCAATCCTGGTTACCAGTATAGGCCACTATACCGCACATAAAACCTCCTGGTGATGTTTACAGTATGCAAATTAAATAAATCCCCATAGGGATTGTCTAAAATTTATTCCTTACTGTCCTATAAAATTCTTATACACAAAAGGAGAAGTCATAGTTGATAATAGACTAAAATAATTTATATTAAAAGTTATTTTATGGCCCATGGCAAACAACAGCTCCCCTCTTGACTCCAATACTGTATGATCGCTGCTTTGGCCTACTATTTCCATACCGGGAGCAGGCTTTAAATTAGCCGCATCTGCATCCTGCAGCCCCAATGCCACTATGGCCTTCCGCGGATTTTCCTTTACCTCTATTATTTCCGCTTCCAATGTAAAACAGTCCCTGTGAGCACCTTCTAGGGTAGAATAATTCAAGGTTTCATGGCCCAGAAGTATGGCCTCCCCAATCCTTAACTGGTTTATGCCTTCCGGTAGGCCAGAACCAAACACCTGGTCCAGTAAACTGGAATTACCTCCGGATAAAACAGGGATAGCAATACCCAGCTCCCTGTAAATCCTATGCTTTAGTTCTACCATGGCTGACAAACTTTCATAACTGGGTTTTTTACTGGAAATGCAGCGGGCATTAGTGCCCAGCCCCATAACCTTGATGTTTTCCAGCTCAACCAGCTGACGGCAAAAAGGAAGTACCTGGTAAGGCAGCAGGCCCTCTCTCTGGTCATCAGTATCCAGCATAACCATCACTGAATGGGTAATTCCCTTTTTTCCGCATACCTGGTTTATCAGCCTAGCTGCCTCTATCTGGGTACAAGCGCTTACCTGGCTATAGGCGGCAGTATGTTCTGCCTCACTGAGCATAGGGGTCCTGAGCTGCATTAAGGGATAGTTAAAATTAGCCCTTAGCTGGCGCAGGTTATCCAGCCTGCTGTCGCCCAGCATATCTATTTTGCCACTGGCCATAGCCTCTACTATCCTGGTGTGGGCCAATACGCTCTTAGTAACAGCAACGACCGATATGCCTAGAGCGGCACACCGGTCGCAGATTATCTTAGAATTATGGGCAATTTTGCCCCTGTCAATGTTTAGTCGGGGATACGTCACCAAACCATTACTACCTCTTTGAGAACTGGGGTCTTTTTCTTGCTTTTTTCAGGCCATATTTCTTTCTTTCCTTCTCCCGGGGATCCCTGGTAAGCATGCCTTCTTTTTTAAGTATAGGCCTGTATTCTGCATTAATTTCTAACAGGGCCTTGGCTATGCCATGCTTTAAGGCATCAGCCTGGGCATTGACCCCTCCACCGATAATACTAGCCAATACATCATAAGCATTATCAG
The Actinomycetota bacterium DNA segment above includes these coding regions:
- a CDS encoding CBS domain-containing protein — its product is MAEKLAKDIMNKEVITISQDASIEELSQLLLTNKISGVPVLDQEGQMVGIVTEGDIIVQDTDLHFPSYFKLLDSIIYLESLSKFKKSLKKHLATKVEDIMTAEVVSVDEDSTVNNVANIMTQKNINRVPVLGQDKKLVGIITRADIVKSMIKE
- a CDS encoding alanine racemase → MTYPRLNIDRGKIAHNSKIICDRCAALGISVVAVTKSVLAHTRIVEAMASGKIDMLGDSRLDNLRQLRANFNYPLMQLRTPMLSEAEHTAAYSQVSACTQIEAARLINQVCGKKGITHSVMVMLDTDDQREGLLPYQVLPFCRQLVELENIKVMGLGTNARCISSKKPSYESLSAMVELKHRIYRELGIAIPVLSGGNSSLLDQVFGSGLPEGINQLRIGEAILLGHETLNYSTLEGAHRDCFTLEAEIIEVKENPRKAIVALGLQDADAANLKPAPGMEIVGQSSDHTVLESRGELLFAMGHKITFNINYFSLLSTMTSPFVYKNFIGQ
- a CDS encoding NAD(P)H-hydrate dehydratase is translated as MHRVLKGSRIAEIDARCISDGIDSKGLMQNAGSSVAKAVKADFKNKKEVQGIVICGGGNNGGDGFVAAYDLLQAKIGVKVFYITPTEKFSSDSTHYFNRLGKAAGAKVMFLNVDNGPSWDSFKQDVQDAHFIIDAIFGTGLHGKDIYGPAKKIIEEINRSSSEVYAVDIPSGIDSDTGQILGTAVKADATITFGCKKLGLLNYPGASYAGKVKVADIGIPEKYFEQYEQIFETSMDWVASKLPLRSPWSYKHSVGKLLVIAGSVGFTGAAAMTCQAAMRAGAGLVTLVCPWELNPILEQKLTEVMTYPVDQTDDLSIHYDSLEEIIDLSAGYDALAIGPGISKNSSTIRLVREILMRVAKPTVLDADGLAAIYGPREVNGQQHPDFSHVVITPHAGELALIMGMDRIKLEQRYEVNVEAASKFNLVSVLKGPRTLITRQDQTTFINNTGDWALATAGTGDILTGIISSLMCQGMDNFQAAVGGTYIHGLASDLISRHTSKTSMIATDLLEGMPKVFLKLEKILYRE
- the rpsI gene encoding 30S ribosomal protein S9, translating into MADSVSYYATGKRKEAIAKVRLVPGEGKITINKRDLDNYFPLPSLVIKIKEPLKLTGTDNAYDVLASIIGGGVNAQADALKHGIAKALLEINAEYRPILKKEGMLTRDPREKERKKYGLKKARKRPQFSKR
- the acpS gene encoding holo-ACP synthase — protein: MDIFGVGTDIIEVERVADSIKQTPSFVSRVFTPEERSYCQSRGQGCWGSYAARFAAKEAVAKSLGTGFGADLSFSDIEISGPGQPRVTIKGRGALLLKKLGISRIEVSISATKNYAVAFAVALKP
- the glmS gene encoding glutamine--fructose-6-phosphate transaminase (isomerizing); protein product: MCGIVAYTGNQDCRKLLLEGLKRLEYRGYDSAGISIISRNGTIPTLEVVKEAGKIRELENSLDSSMVAGNCGIGHTRWATHGEPTRENAHPHLDCSQKIAVVHNGIIENYQQLKAELEAEGHQFISQTDSEVLPHLLEKYYEGNLIAAMQKTMARIKGSGAVVAICLDEPDQLAAARIASPLVVGVSPKGNFLASDMPAILEHTRNFLIIEDYETVRVTPESVEIFGPDGKAVTKKPFRVNWNIQSAEKAGYADFMLKEIFEQPYGIRETMRGRLTEQELNFAELGFSVQQVNDIEKVQIIACGTSYHAALAGKQVIEKWAKIPVEVDYGSEYRYRNPMVGDHCLVIAITQSGETIDTLAAVREARGKGARVAAITNVVGSTIARESDAVIYTHAGPEIGVCATKTFSAQLVVIYLLALYLAKAKKVIGDKEYRRIIRELLSLPEKVQQVLDQSQQIKKIADKTYRYSCFLFLGRLYGLPMALEGALKLKEVSYIHAEGYPAGEMKHGPIALTDRNTVVVGIMPLDDVYEKIWGNVQEAKARKATLLAITTQGNDELKKAIDYCFFIPPIDQPLSGILTIIPLQLYSYYIAKNLGRDVDQPRNLAKSVTVE